One Kineococcus endophyticus genomic region harbors:
- a CDS encoding ATP-binding protein, giving the protein MAVPVSAPVSASLRIELLGPLRVEAADGTEVAVAGTRLRLLLAELALRAGRPVATGVLEDLLWSGDGPTGPGALQSLVSRLRRTLGTAATVEAGPAGYALRGVAVDVPEVEAAFAQGHAELRAGRPDRAEAVLDAALGRWRGPLAEIASAPDAVRLEESRLEAVADRAAARLALGRTDGLAAELEGLLRAHPVRERLAELLVRVLAAEGRSAEALAAYEGTRRLLAEQFGTDPSAGLREAHRVALAVGDTASAAPVPGPPPARPLTSFVGRQDDVVRVRGLLEEVRCVTVVGPGGAGKTRLSTEVAAGLTAAGTAVAVVALAPVAEGADVLGAVAAAVGARDTGRDRRPVADADQRSRVVAALGGGRTVLVLDNCEHLLDDVAHLVEDFLHACPALVVLATSREALGVEGEVLHPLGPLPRTAALQLFTDRAAAVSPGFSLTDPADRAVVQQVVDRLDGLPLALELAAARVRTMTPADLLGRLSDRFRLLTGGRRTAVARHRTLRAVVDWSWELLAADEKVLLQRLSVFHAPVAVDAAAAVAADLGDELTVADLLGSLVEKSLLQLRPGPVARYALLETIREYGADRLAASGQVEAVLEARTRWAEGVAAGAASGLRGPAQLAWSQRLDAEADDLLAALRHLAAAGLAERALRTTVPVALWWSALGRHAEVREWTTVARSAGPTGTPLDLVGEALEVVNGLMEGQGEWEAGRVRMQALHRALDDGTGGGSDPLSVLLAVFLDRFSVETEGVWFDVARDPRVQPFLAEPPADPWLTALVHLMCAAGAENDGDVCAMAHHAGRSADGFAAAGESWGRAGALRLLAQHAVVTGDLDLAERRYRQAGDLVAPFGNADDEVQLRMRLVDVLQRRGAAAEAAEEVRRMEAVAAAASTTTRTWLVLAQVASLRGRGRHDEARALVDGQLADLADRGRTGVWEHERAGLLAAAAHVLLEGAGPERDRVRAVLAEAVDLALGTHDMPIVAMVAVAVARWRLQEGDTAGAARVLGTAANLRGAEDPTEPEVQRVRAALEADGSPALAALYAAARDQDREAAVADLRAAVGMAAGVAGDQARRV; this is encoded by the coding sequence GTGGCCGTCCCCGTGTCCGCCCCCGTCTCCGCGTCCCTGCGGATCGAGCTGCTCGGCCCCCTGCGGGTCGAGGCCGCCGACGGCACCGAGGTGGCCGTCGCCGGGACGCGGCTGCGCCTCCTGCTGGCCGAGCTCGCCCTCCGCGCGGGCCGGCCCGTGGCCACCGGCGTCCTGGAGGACCTGCTGTGGTCCGGCGACGGACCGACGGGACCCGGTGCGCTGCAGTCCCTCGTGTCCCGGCTCCGGCGGACGCTGGGCACGGCCGCGACCGTGGAGGCCGGCCCCGCCGGGTACGCCCTGCGCGGCGTCGCCGTCGACGTCCCCGAGGTCGAGGCCGCCTTCGCCCAGGGTCACGCGGAGCTGCGGGCCGGACGCCCCGACCGGGCCGAGGCCGTGCTCGACGCCGCCCTGGGCCGCTGGCGCGGACCGCTCGCCGAGATCGCCTCGGCGCCGGACGCGGTGCGCCTGGAGGAGTCCCGGCTCGAGGCGGTCGCGGACCGGGCGGCGGCGCGGCTCGCGCTGGGGCGCACGGACGGGCTGGCCGCCGAGCTGGAGGGGCTCCTGCGCGCGCACCCGGTGCGGGAGCGCCTCGCCGAACTGCTCGTGCGCGTCCTGGCCGCCGAGGGGCGGTCCGCCGAGGCCCTCGCGGCCTACGAGGGGACGCGGCGGTTGCTCGCCGAGCAGTTCGGGACCGATCCCTCCGCGGGTTTGCGCGAGGCCCACCGCGTGGCGCTGGCGGTGGGGGACACCGCGTCGGCGGCGCCCGTGCCCGGACCCCCGCCCGCGCGGCCGCTCACCTCGTTCGTCGGGCGCCAGGACGACGTCGTCCGCGTCCGCGGCCTCCTCGAGGAGGTCCGCTGCGTCACCGTCGTGGGGCCCGGGGGAGCGGGCAAGACGCGGTTGTCGACGGAGGTCGCCGCGGGCTTGACCGCGGCGGGGACCGCGGTGGCCGTCGTCGCGCTCGCCCCCGTGGCCGAGGGGGCGGACGTCCTGGGCGCGGTCGCCGCGGCGGTGGGCGCCCGCGACACCGGCCGCGACCGGCGACCCGTGGCCGATGCCGATCAGCGCTCCCGCGTCGTCGCGGCCCTCGGTGGGGGCCGGACGGTCCTCGTGCTCGACAACTGCGAGCACCTCCTCGACGACGTGGCCCACCTCGTCGAGGACTTCCTGCACGCCTGCCCCGCGCTCGTCGTCCTGGCCACCTCGCGCGAGGCCCTCGGGGTCGAGGGCGAGGTGCTGCACCCGCTCGGGCCGTTGCCGCGAACGGCTGCGCTGCAACTGTTCACCGACCGGGCGGCCGCCGTCTCGCCGGGGTTCTCCCTGACCGACCCCGCGGACCGGGCGGTCGTCCAGCAGGTCGTGGACCGCCTCGACGGGTTGCCGCTGGCCCTGGAGCTCGCGGCGGCCCGCGTGCGGACGATGACCCCGGCCGACCTCCTGGGCCGCTTGTCCGACCGGTTCCGCCTGCTGACCGGTGGCCGGCGGACGGCCGTCGCCCGGCACCGCACGCTGCGCGCCGTCGTGGACTGGAGCTGGGAGCTCCTCGCGGCCGACGAGAAGGTCCTGCTGCAGCGGCTGTCGGTGTTCCACGCCCCGGTGGCGGTGGACGCCGCCGCCGCGGTGGCCGCCGATCTCGGCGACGAGCTGACCGTGGCCGACCTGCTGGGCTCCCTCGTCGAGAAGTCGTTGCTGCAGCTGCGTCCCGGGCCCGTCGCGAGGTACGCGCTGCTGGAGACGATCCGGGAGTACGGCGCCGATCGCCTGGCCGCCTCGGGGCAGGTCGAGGCCGTCCTGGAGGCCCGGACGCGGTGGGCCGAGGGTGTCGCGGCCGGTGCGGCGTCGGGTCTGCGCGGTCCCGCCCAGCTGGCGTGGTCGCAGCGGCTGGACGCCGAGGCAGACGACCTCCTGGCAGCCCTGCGCCACCTCGCCGCGGCCGGACTGGCGGAGCGGGCGCTGCGCACGACCGTCCCCGTCGCCCTGTGGTGGTCGGCCCTCGGCCGGCACGCCGAGGTCCGGGAGTGGACGACCGTGGCCCGTTCGGCCGGTCCCACCGGCACCCCGCTGGACCTCGTCGGCGAGGCGCTGGAGGTCGTCAACGGGCTCATGGAGGGGCAGGGGGAGTGGGAGGCCGGGCGCGTGCGCATGCAGGCGCTGCACCGCGCGCTGGACGACGGCACCGGCGGCGGCTCCGACCCGCTCTCGGTGCTGCTGGCCGTGTTCCTCGACCGCTTCAGCGTCGAGACCGAGGGCGTCTGGTTCGACGTCGCCCGGGACCCGCGGGTGCAGCCGTTCCTCGCCGAACCGCCCGCCGACCCGTGGCTCACGGCCCTCGTGCACCTCATGTGCGCCGCCGGGGCCGAGAACGACGGCGACGTCTGCGCGATGGCGCACCACGCGGGGCGGTCGGCCGACGGCTTCGCCGCCGCGGGGGAGAGCTGGGGCCGCGCCGGGGCGCTGCGCCTGCTCGCCCAGCACGCGGTCGTCACGGGCGACCTGGACCTCGCCGAACGGCGGTACCGCCAGGCCGGCGACCTCGTCGCACCGTTCGGCAACGCCGACGACGAGGTGCAGCTGCGCATGCGCCTCGTCGACGTCCTGCAACGCCGTGGGGCGGCGGCCGAGGCCGCGGAGGAGGTGCGCCGCATGGAGGCCGTGGCGGCGGCGGCCTCGACCACCACGCGCACCTGGCTCGTCCTCGCCCAGGTCGCCTCGCTGCGCGGCCGGGGACGCCACGACGAGGCCCGGGCCCTCGTCGACGGGCAGCTGGCCGACCTGGCCGACCGCGGCCGGACCGGCGTGTGGGAGCACGAGAGGGCGGGGTTGCTCGCCGCCGCCGCGCACGTGCTGCTCGAGGGCGCCGGCCCGGAGCGCGACCGGGTCCGCGCGGTGCTCGCCGAGGCCGTCGACCTGGCGCTCGGGACCCACGACATGCCCATCGTCGCGATGGTGGCCGTGGCGGTCGCGCGGTGGCGGCTGCAGGAGGGGGACACCGCGGGCGCGGCCCGGGTCCTCGGCACCGCCGCGAACCTGCGCGGGGCCGAGGACCCGACCGAA